The DNA region TTAGAAAGTGAAAAATTATATTTAAAAGATGCTTATTTATATGATGCTCATTTAAGAGGTGCTGATTTAAAAGAAGCTAATTTAACTGGTGCTAATTTACACCGTGCTGATTTATTTGGTGCTAATTTAAAAGGTACTGATTTAGGATTTGCTCATTTACGCGGTGCTCATTTACGTGGTACTAATTTAGAAGATGCTTATTTAGGGTGTGCTAATTTATGTGGTGCTAATTTATATGTTGCTAATTTAACTGGTGTTGATTTAGCATATGCTAATTTAACTGGTGCTAATTTATGTGGTGTTAAAATCACCAAAAAACAATTAAACCAATTAACTATTATTGAGGAGGATAAATAATGACTATAACAGAATCAATTAAATTTGATAAATTACAAGAAGAAAATGAAGCACTTAAAAAAGAACTTGCTGAATTAAAAGAACAACAATTATATAAAGAAGATTTTGATGAATATTGTCAATATGTAAATGGTCGAAGAGAAGATACTTTTATTATAAAAGATAAATCTTTATATAAAAAATTACCTAATAAGGAGGTGAAATAAATGAGTGATATTGTAAAAAATACAGTAAATAGCATTACATTTCAATTTCCTTTAAAAGTAGATGATTTTAAAAATGAAAGTATTTTAGCATATAATGTTCAAAAATTTAAAGAAGAAAATAAACAAGAATTAACTGAGTATATTTTTAGACATATTAATCATTATGCTTTAAATGGTTATCAAAATGTACATTTAAAAGATATTCCAAGTGCTATTACTAAAAATAATTTTGTTTTTAAAGAATGATTAGAACTTATTCAAAAATTATTAGATGAACATAATAGAATTGGAAAAATAATTACTAATTATAGAAATTATATTGAAAGATATAGAGTTGAAATTAATAATAATATGACGCAAGCACGCATACAAAAGCAACAAGAGTTTTTAAAAGAACAAGAATTAAAAAAACAGGAATTAATTGAAAAAACAAATAATTTAACACCTGAGATGGGTCTTGATATAGACCAAATTCAAGATGAACAAGTTCGTGTAATGGAACAAATTGAGCAAATTGATAAATCATTAGAACCAAAAGAATTAAAAAAAGTTGGTATTAATTTAATAAAAGAAAAAATATTAATAAAAGATATTGAAATAATTGGAATTGATAATGATTTTTTAGAAAATGCAAATAAATTAGAACTAATTAATTTAATTAAAACTTATTTAGTTATTGATGAAAAAATTGTTAAAAATGAAATTAAAGCACAATGAGATAGTAATGTAAATACTAATACTATTGGTATTAAAGGTATTAAATTCAAAATAAATAAAGGAGTGAAATAAAATAATAAATTTACAACAAAATAACAAGACAAAATTAACTCCTATTGGAGAAATAATAAATAAATTAAAAATTGCTTTTATAAAAAATCAAGAACAAATTAATAAAAATATAAATGTAGAATTAGCTTTACATAAAATTAATGAAATATTAACTAGTAGTGTTAATCTAAATTTATCTAGTCGTAGTAATCAAGCAACTGTTATTGTTAATATTTTTAAAGAAACATTAATTGGTAATTTAATTGGCGAAGATTATTATATTTATCAAGATGCTAAGGGAGGAATTAGATATAATCGTAATCGTTATAGTTGAGAAAAAATTGTTCGTAATTTTAGTAAAAAACCAGTTAAAGATATTAAATATGACATAGTTATGGATGGAGATATTTATGAATGAGATAATATTAATTTTAAAATGGTAAAACATAATACTGATCCTTTTAAAAGAAATAGAAATAATAAAACAAAGGTATTGGGTGCATATTGTACTATTATTTTTGAAGATAATTCAACAACTGGTGCTGTTTTAAGTAAAGATGAAATTGAAGCATTACAACAATTATCACCTAGTGGAAAAAAATGGTAATGGTGGTTGAGGAACATATTATTTTAAAATGGTATATTCCAAAATAATTCGTGAAGCATGTTTAAAAGTTGAATTAAAACAAACTACACCACAATATATTAAAGAAATGATTAAAAAAGATGAAACTAGTTATACAGAACCAGCTAAGAAATTTACATTCATCAATAACACCTCACTTAAAACACTTTCTATTTAATAATAAAACCTTCGCATACTCTAATCTTGATTTTAGTAATTAACATTAAAAACTAAAATTAATTTTTATACTTGAGAAGGTACTTTATTGATATTAACTTATTCAACAAACTTATCTGCTTTTTTAATTTTTCGTTTTCCCCATTCTTTAAATTCTACTTTTTTAGAACAATGCGGACAAATTAAATACTTATTTTTAAATTTAAATATCGTATTAATTGTTAAAAAAACTAATAACATTAATATTGTAATTACTAAAATAATTGTTGCAAAAACAGTCATTAATTATCACTCTCACTTTCCATATTTAACATATAATTTTTGACTTGCTCCACTAATAACTTAAAATGTTGTTCTTCCATAACACCAATATCAATAACGTTATGATTAAGATACAATTTAATTGCTTTTATTAACATAAATAATGGTATTTTTATAGGTAAACATTGAAGTATAACATTAACTAAATATTCTAATCACTGTTTATATAACTTAGTTTGTTTTTTCATTAAAAAACTCCAACATAAACAAAAAACAATATAAACAAAACAACTAATAACAAACAAGAAACTATAAAAATAATTCAGTCTCAATTAATATTTAATTTATTTTCATTCTTTTTCATTCTAATTTTTTTTCCGGTAGTACTCAATATTCATCTGTAATTTTATCTGCTGAAACTGAATATGGCCTTAACATTAATTCCTCTAATTTAGCAATTAATTTATCTTTATTTTTTGTCATAATCTAACCTAGAATAATAATTATTAATTAAAGCAATATTTTCATTAACACAATTTCAGCAATAACAAGAACCATTTTCTCAAACAATAATAGTTTAGATAAATTTCATTTAGCAAAAATATTTAAAGACTTATTCCCATATCGAAATAAAAACAAAATTCATAAATTAAAATATAAATTAAAAAAATATATTTTTTTACTGGAAATTATGAGTTATTATTAGATTTTTTAATTTGTCATTTACCTTATGTTATTGATAACAAAAAAAATTTATTAAAAACAATTGAATTAATTAAAAAAATAAAGATAGCATTAAAATATAATATTATTTGTCATATTGAGGGTGATATCAAAATTAATTAAGTTAAAGTTGAAAAAAATTTTAAAAATAAAGAAATGCATCCTGTAAGATGAAGCTCCAAAAAAACAACTCTTGTTAAAGGACATATATGTAAATAAAGGTTTCACAAGGTTTAAAACTTTAAATAATATAAATGTTAAAAAATAAAAACTAATTTAATAAAAAATTAATACAAAATGAATGTAAATATAAATACAAAATAAAAACATTTACTTATATTTAAAGTTTCCGTCCAGAAAACCTTTATTGGTTTGAAACAATAAATATAACTAAATGCTATATTATTATTTCTAATTTCATTTTACATAACAAAATAAATATGTCAACTACATATTTCAAAGCAAAAAATAAATTTATTTATAAATTTACATCCCCAACTTGTTTTTTTGTTTTAATTAATATTGTGGTATAAGTTCGGCCAGAACTATGCT from Spiroplasma kunkelii CR2-3x includes:
- a CDS encoding recombinase family protein, whose amino-acid sequence is MDGDIYEWDNINFKMVKHNTDPFKRNRNNKTKVLGAYCTIIFEDNSTTGAVLSKDEIEALQQLSPSGKKW
- a CDS encoding pentapeptide repeat-containing protein encodes the protein MKDAYLYDAHLRGADLKEANLTGANLHRADLFGANLKGTDLGFAHLRGAHLRGTNLEDAYLGCANLCGANLYVANLTGVDLAYANLTGANLCGVKITKKQLNQLTIIEEDK